A genomic stretch from Aspergillus luchuensis mitochondrion, complete genome includes:
- the nad5 gene encoding NADH dehydrogenase subunit 5: MYLTLIILPLLGSIVSGFFGRKVGVKGAHLITCVSVITTTFLAILAFFEVGFNNIPVTINVARWVDVESLYVLWNFRFDSLTVSMLLPVLIVSSLVHIYSISYMSHDPHNQRFFSYLSLFTFMMIILVTGNNYLIMFVGWEGVGVCSYLLVNFWFTRIAANQSSLSALLTNRVGDTLLTVGMFAILWSFGNIDYSTVFALAPYYNENIITIIGICLLIGATAKSSQVGLHIWLPQAMEGPTPVSALIHAATMVTAGVYLLMRSSPLIEYSSTVLVLCLWLGAITTVFSSLIGLFQQDIKKVIAYSTMSQLGMMVIAVGLSSYNLALFHLVNHAFYKALLFLGAGSVIHAVADNQDFRKYGGLREFLPLTYSVMLIASLSLVAVPFMTGFYSKDFILESAYGQYYLSSTIVYFVATIGAMFTTLYSAKVLYLTFLTNPNGPLVNYKHAHEGDLFMTIPLIILAIFSIFFGYLTKDIFIGLGTGFFTDNSLFIHPSHEIMLDTEFAVPTFFKLLPFVFTVSLSLLSVLLSEFLPKLLINFKFSRFGYNIFSFFNQRFYIELFYNKYIVEGVLKLGGQTSKSLDKGSVELIGPYGLEKGLLALSNSLGNLSTGIVTTYALYILIGLIFYISLLYFSYNDNNLLILIIFTLFALLNSNKK, encoded by the coding sequence ATGTATTTAACATTGATAATTTTACCTTTATTAGGTTCAATAGTTTCAGGTTTCTTTGGTAGAAAAGTAGGTGTAAAAGGAGCACATTTAATTACATGTGTTTCAGTAATTACAACTACATTTTTAGCTATATTAGCTTTCTTTGAAGTAGGTTTTAATAATATACCTGTAACAATAAATGTAGCTAGATGAGTTGATGTTGAATCACTTTATGTTTTATGAAATTTTAGATTTGATTCATTAACTGTATCTATGTTATTACCTGTTTTAATAGTTTCTAGTTTAGTTCATATTTACTCTATAAGTTATATGAGTCATGATCCTCATAATCAAAGATTCTTTAGTTATTTAAGTTTATTCACTTTTATGATGATTATACTTGTAACAGGTAATAATTATTTAATAATGTTTGTAGGTTGAGAAGGTGTTGGTGTTTGTTCATATTTATTAGTAAATTTCTGATTTACTAGAATAGCAGCAAATCAAAGTTCTTTATCAGCATTATTAACTAATAGAGTAGGTGATACTTTATTAACTGTAGGTATGTTTGCTATATTATGATCTTTTGGTAATATAGATTATAGTACAGTATTTGCATTAGCTCCTTATTATAATGAAAATATTATAACAATAATAGGTATTTGTTTATTAATAGGTGCTACAGCTAAAAGTTCACAAGTAGGTTTACATATTTGATTACCTCAAGCTATGGAGGGACCAACTCCTGTATCTGCATTAATTCACGCTGCTACTATGGTTACAGCAGGAGTATACTTATTAATGAGATCATCACCATTAATAGAGTATAGTTCAACTGTATTAGTACTTTGTTTATGATTAGGTGCTATAACTACAGTATTTAGTTCTTTAATTGGTTTATTCCAACAAGATATTAAAAAAGTTATTGCTTATTCTACTATGAGTCAATTAGGTATGATGGTAATAGCTGTTGGTTTATCTAGTTATAATTTAGCTTTATTCCATTTAGTAAATCATGCTTTCTATAAAGCATTATTATTCTTAGGTGCTGGTTCAGTTATACACGCTGTAGCTGATAATCAAGATTTCAGAAAATATGGAGGTTTAAGAGAATTCTTACCTTTAACTTACTCAGTTATGTTAATAGCTTCATTAAGTTTAGTAGCTGTACCTTTTATGACTGGATTCTATTCTAAAGATTTTATTCTTGAATCTGCTTATGGACAATATTATTTATCTAGTACTATTGTTTACTTTGTAGCTACTATTGGTGCTATGTTTACTACACTTTATTCAGCTAAAGTTTTATATTTAACTTTCTTAACTAACCCTAATGGTCCTTTAGTTAATTATAAACATGCTCATGAAGGTGATTTATTTATGACTATACCTTTAATTATTTTAGCTATTTTTTCAATATTCTTTGGATATTTAACTAAAGATATTTTTATAGGTTTAGGTACTGGTTTCTTTACTGATAATAGTTTATTTATTCACCCTAGTCATGAAATTATGTTAGATACAGAATTTGCTGTACCTACATTCTTTAAATTATTACCTTTTGTGTTTACTGTTTCATTAAGTTTACTTTCTGTTTTATTATCCGAATTTTTACCTAAATTACTTATTAATTTTAAATTCTCTAGATTTGGTTATAATATTTTTAGTTTCTTTAATCAAAGATTCTATATAGAATTATTCTATAATAAATATATAGTTGAAGGTGTTTTAAAATTAGGTGGTCAAACTTCTAAAAGTTTAGATAAAGGTTCTGTAGAATTAATAGGACCTTATGGTTTAGAAAAAGGATTATTAGCTTTAAGTAATAGTTTAGGTAATTTAAGTACAGGTATTGTTACTACTTATGCTTTATATATCTTAATAGGATTAATCTTTTATATTTCTCTATTATATTTCTCTTATAATGATAATAATTTATTAATCTTAATTATTTTTACTTTATTTGCTTTATTAAACAGTAACAAGAAATAA
- the cox2 gene encoding cytochrome oxidase subunit 2 — translation MFLDILKGHILLDAPTPWGVFFQDNASPQMEGIEELHNNIMFYLAVILFTVTWMMIIIIKNFVATKSPIAHKYMNHGTLIELIWTITPAFILILIAFPSFKLLYLMDEVMDPSLVVYAEGHQWYWSYQYPDFTNEDDEFIEFDSYIVPESDLEEGQFRMLEVDNRVIIPELTHTRFVISAADVIHSYACPSLGIKADAYPGRLNQASVYVNRPGTFFGQCSEICGILHSSMPIAIQSVSIRDFLLWLREQMEG, via the coding sequence ATGTTTTTAGATATATTAAAAGGACATATACTATTGGATGCTCCTACACCTTGAGGAGTATTTTTCCAAGATAATGCTTCACCTCAAATGGAAGGAATAGAAGAATTACATAATAATATAATGTTTTATTTAGCTGTTATATTATTTACAGTTACATGAATGATGATAATTATTATAAAAAATTTTGTGGCAACAAAATCACCTATAGCTCACAAATATATGAATCACGGTACATTAATAGAATTAATATGAACAATAACACCAGCATTTATATTAATATTAATAGCATTCCCATCATTCAAATTATTATATTTAATGGATGAAGTTATGGATCCATCATTAGTAGTTTATGCAGAAGGTCACCAATGATATTGAAGTTATCAATATCCTGATTTTACTAATGAAGATGATGAATTTATAGAATTTGATTCATATATAGTACCTGAAAGTGATTTAGAAGAAGGTCAATTTAGAATGTTAGAAGTAGATAATAGAGTTATAATACCAGAATTAACACACACAAGATTTGTAATTTCAGCTGCTGATGTTATACATTCTTATGCTTGTCCATCTTTAGGTATAAAAGCTGATGCATATCCAGGTAGATTAAATCAAGCTTCTGTTTATGTAAATCGTCCTGGTACATTCTTTGGACAATGTTCAGAAATATGTGGTATACTTCACAGTTCTATGCCAATTGCTATACAATCTGTGTCAATAAGAGATTTCTTATTATGATTAAGAGAACAAATGGAAGGTTAA
- the nad4L gene encoding NADH dehydrogenase subunit 4L — MNFSIFLFLIGILGFVLNRKNIILMLISIEIMLLSITFLILISSLSFDDILGQTFAVYIITVAGAESAIGLGILVAYYRLRGSISIQYR; from the coding sequence ATGAATTTTTCAATTTTTTTATTTCTTATAGGAATATTAGGTTTTGTTTTAAATAGAAAAAATATCATATTAATGTTAATATCAATAGAAATTATGTTATTATCAATAACATTTTTAATATTAATAAGTTCACTTAGTTTTGATGATATTTTAGGACAAACTTTTGCTGTATATATTATAACAGTAGCAGGAGCAGAATCTGCAATAGGTTTAGGAATTTTAGTTGCATATTATAGATTAAGAGGAAGTATATCAATACAATATAGATAA
- the nad3 gene encoding NADH dehydrogenase subunit 3: MTTTTFFLFLMPILAIILLAVNLILSPHNPYQEKDSAFECGFHSFLGQNRTQFSISFFIFALLFLLFDLEIVLVYPYVVSAYTNGIYGLVIMLVFFLVLTLGFAFEIGKNALKIESRQVYNFNYKSWSGYSLIYN, encoded by the coding sequence TTTTTTTTTATTTTTAATGCCAATATTAGCTATAATATTACTAGCAGTTAATTTGATTCTTTCTCCCCATAATCCATATCAAGAAAAAGATAGTGCTTTTGAATGTGGTTTCCATTCTTTCTTAGGACAAAATAGAACACAGTTCAGTATATCTTTTTTTATATTTGCCCTATTATTTTTATTATTTGATTTAGAAATTGTATTAGTTTACCCTTATGTGGTAAGTGCATATACAAACGGAATATATGGTTTAGTAATTATGTTAGTATTTTTCCTTGTATTAACTTTAGGTTTTGCCTTTGAAATAGGAAAAAATGCTTTAAAAATTGAAAGTAGACAAGTTTATAATTTTAATTATAAATCTTGAAGTGGTTATTCATTAATTTATAATTAA